A stretch of the Corylus avellana chromosome ca6, CavTom2PMs-1.0 genome encodes the following:
- the LOC132184511 gene encoding pentatricopeptide repeat-containing protein At1g34160: MAYIDSMVQKCTSLAHIKQLQAHFITTGQFLFCPSRTKLLELCAVSPAGDLSYATLIFRQIQNPSTEDWNAVVRGLASGPEPTKAISWYRTMSRRSQRVDALTCSFALKACARGLARSEAMEIHSQIVRFGFCADFLLKTTLLDVYAKAGDLDCAEKVFDEMGVRDIASWNALIAGLAQGSRPSKALALFKRMTVEGWKPNEVTVLGALSACSQLGVEKEGEKIHGYIMEEKLDMNVIVCNAVIDMYAKCGFVNKAYRVFEHMFCRKSLVTWNTIIMAFAMYGDAHKALELFEQMGRASVHPDAVSYLAVLCACNHAGLVEDGVRLFDSMAGSGVTPNVKHYGSVVDLLGRAGRLKEAYDIINSMPMFPDVVLWQSLLGASKTYGNVEMAEIASRKLVEMGSNSCGDFVLLSNVYAARERWNDVGRVREAMKNRDVKKIPGFSYIEVDGVIHKFVNGDQSHSNWRDIYAKLDEIKFRIKAYGYVAETNFVLHDIGQEEKENVLCYHSEKLAVAFGLISTSEGNPIQVIKNLRICGDCHIVIKLISKIYSREIIVRDRARFHRFKEGLCSCKDFW, from the coding sequence ATGGCTTACATCGACTCCATGGTACAGAAATGCACCTCTCTCGCACACATCAAACAGCTCCAAGCCCATTTCATTACCACCGGCCAATTCCTATTCTGCCCATCCCGCACCAAACTCCTCGAGCTCTGCGCCGTCTCACCCGCCGGTGACCTCTCTTATGCCACCCTCATATTCCGCCAAATCCAAAACCCATCAACCGAGGACTGGAACGCCGTCGTTCGCGGCCTCGCCTCCGGCCCCGAACCCACGAAGGCCATCTCATGGTACCGAACCATGTCGCGCAGGTCCCAAAGAGTGGACGCGCTCACGTGCTCCTTTGCTCTCAAGGCATGTGCACGTGGGCTGGCTCGCTCTGAGGCCATGGAGATACATTCCCAAATAGTGCGCTTTGGGTTCTGTGCGGACTTTCTTTTGAAGACTACTTTGTTGGACGTGTATGCGAAAGCTGGCGATCTTGATTGTGCGGAAAAGGTATTTGATGAAATGGGTGTGAGAGATATTGCCTCGTGGAACGCCTTGATTGCTGGGTTGGCTCAGGGAAGTCGACCCAGTAAAGCTTTAGCGTTGTTTAAAAGAATGACGGTAGAGGGTTGGAAGCCTAATGAAGTCACCGTTCTTGGAGCTCTTTCGGCGTGTTCGCAACTGGGTGTTGAGAAAGAAGGCGAAAAGATTCACGGGTACATCATGGAAGAGAAGCTAGACATGAACGTGATAGTTTGTAATGCAGTTATTGATATGTATGCGAAATGTGGCTTCGTCAATAAAGCGTATCGTGTGTTTGAGCACATGTTCTGTAGAAAGAGTCTTGTTACGTGGAATACCATAATTATGGCGTTTGCTATGTATGGTGATGCACATAAGGCACTTGAGCTTTTTGAGCAAATGGGTCGAGCCAGTGTGCACCCGGATGCTGTATCATATCTTGCTGTGCTATGCGCGTGCAACCATGCAGGCTTAGTGGAAGATGGGGTGCGGTTGTTTGATTCGATGGCTGGTTCTGGGGTTACCCCTAATGTTAAGCATTATGGAAGTGTGGTTGATTTGTTGGGTCGAGCTGGGCGGCTCAAAGAGGCTTATGATATTATAAACTCCATGCCTATGTTTCCCGACGTGGTTCTTTGGCAGAGTTTGCTTGGTGCCAGCAAGACTTATGGGAATGTAGAAATGGCTGAAATTGCATCACGGAAGCTGGTGGAGATGGGGTCTAATAGTTGTGgggattttgtgttgttgtcaAATGTTTATGCAGCTCGTGAGAGATGGAATGATGTGGGTAGGGTGAGGGAGGCAATGAAGAATAGGGATGTAAAGAAGATACCAGGATTTAGCTACATTGAAGTGGATGGTGTCATACATAAGTTTGTAAATGGTGATCAGAGCCATTCCAATTGGCGTGATATTTATGCAAAGCTTGATGAGATTAAGTTCAGGATTAAAGCATATGGGTATGTGGCTGAGACTAACTTTGTGTTGCATGATATAGGACAAGAGGAGAAGGAGAATGTATTGTGTTATCACAGCGAGAAGTTAGCTGTGGCTTTTGGTTTGATTAGCACAAGTGAGGGGAACCCAATCCAAGTAATTAAGAACCTTAGGATATGTGGGGATTGCCATATTGTGATTAAACTTATATCAAAGATATATAGCAGGGAAATTATCGTGCGAGATCGAGCTCGATTTCACAGATTTAAAGAAGGTCTGTGTTCTTGCAAAGATTTTTGGTGA
- the LOC132184654 gene encoding co-chaperone protein p23-1-like produces MSRHPSVKWAQRSDQVFITIDLPDAQDVKLKLEPEGKFFFSATSGAEKIPYEVDVDLYDKVDVNESKANIGLRNICYLVKKAENKWWSRLLKQQGRPPIFLKVDWDKWVDEDEEPEKKPGTDMDFGDFDFSKLNMGGGEGLDAGAAGRDYEEDESDTEEENIEQAPPAGGEPDAKASLGGESGGEPDAKA; encoded by the exons ATGAG CCGTCATCCTTCTGTGAAATGGGCCCAGAGGTCTGATCAGGTTTTCATTACTATAGACTTGCCTGATGCCCAGGATGTGAAGCTTAAACTAGAGCCTGAAGGaaaatttttcttctctgctACCAGTGGAGCAGAAAAGATACCGTATGAAGTTGACGTAGATCTGTATGACAAAGTTGATGTAAAT GAGAGCAAGGCTAACATTGGCTTGAGAAATATATGCTACCTAGTGAAAAAGGCTGAGAACAAGTGGTGGAGCAGATTGCTGAAGCAGCAGGGGAGACCTCCTATTTTCTTGAAAGTTGATTGGGATAAATGGGTTGATGAAGATGAGGAGCCGGAAAAAAAAC CTGGAACTGATATGGACTTTGGCGACTTTGATTTTTCT AAGCTGAATATGGGTGGTGGTGAAGGCTTGGACGCTGGTGCTGCTGGCAGGGATTATG AAGAAGACGAGAGTGACACAGAGGAGGAAAATATTGAACAAGCACCACCTGCTGGTGGTGAGCCTGATGCAAAAGCTTCTCTTGGTGGTGAATCTGGTGGCGAGCCTGATGCAAAAGCTTGA
- the LOC132185036 gene encoding serine carboxypeptidase-like 13 — translation MHNSSQIFYFTFLVLLFAGTALPSAVVKTLPGFDGDLPFTLETGYIGVGDSEDVQLFYYFVESQRSPAEDPVILWLTGGPGCSSLVAFFYESGPLAFTYSNYNGSLPSLHLNPYTWTKGLNIIYVDAPVGTGFSYSNSSEGYYSGDIESAVLTYEFLRKWMVEHPGFRSNQLYIGGDSYSGITVPLIVQEILEGNDIKDNPRMNLKGYVLGNPKTDTFIDTNSRISFAYHLTLIPKELYEITYESCNGDFVNVDSSNEPCETALQTIEELILEINLQQVLEPSCSLTSREQRDRRSLREKSTDLLLSQPKEHALWCRNYENVLSGIWANDKTVQEALNVREGTKEKWKMCNSSLSYTQELSSVISYHRNFSNAAELRALIYSGDHDMSIPHIATREWIRSFNMTLMDAWRPWYVDAQVAGYTEQYTENDYVLTFATIKGAGHIAAAYKLKEAAAMIDRWFAYYPF, via the exons ATGCACAACTCAAGCCAAATTTTCTACTTTACTTTTCTGGTACTCCTTTTCGCAGGCACCGCCTTGCCAAGCGCAGTCGTCAAGACTCTACCAGGGTTTGATGGTGATCTCCCATTCACGCTTGAAACTGG ATATATTGGTGTAGGTGACAGCGAAGATGTGCAGCTTTTTTACTATTTCGTTGAGTCTCAGAGGAGCCCTGCGGAGGATCCTGTTATACTTTGGCTCACCGGAGGCCCTGGCTGTTCTAGTCTCGTGGCATTCTTCTATGAGAGTG GTCCTTTGGCTTTCACTTATTCTAATTATAATGGGAGCTTGCCGTCCCTTCATTTGAACCCATACACATGGACAAAG GGCCTCAACATAATATATGTGGATGCCCCTGTTGGCACGGGATTCTCTTACTCAAACTCTTCAGAAGGCTACTACAGTGGGGACATAGAATCAGCAGTGCTCACCTATGAGTTTCTGAGGAAG TGGATGGTGGAGCACCCGGGGTTCAGGTCAAATCAACTTTACATAGGTGGTGATTCCTATTCGGGCATAACTGTTCCATTGATTGTTCAAGAGATATTAGAAG GCAATGATATTAAAGACAATCCACGCATGAATCTGAAA GGTTATGTGCTTGGGAACCCAAAGACGGATACTTTTATTGATACTAATTCAAGAATCTCTTTTGCTTACCACCTCACTCTTATTCCAAAAGAACTCTATGAG ATCACATACGAAAGCTGCAACGGAGACTTTGTGAATGTGGATTCAAGCAATGAACCATGTGAGACGGCTCTTCAAACCATTGAAGAG TTGATCCTTGAGATTAACCTTCAACAAGTTCTGGAACCTTCATGCTCGTTGACATCCCGGGAACAAAGGGATCGAAGATCTCTAAGAGAGAAGTCCACAGATCTTCTCCTTTCACAGCCTAAAGAACATGCTCTTTGGTGCAGG AATTATGAAAACGTGCTATCTGGCATCTGGGCAAACGATAAGACTGTCCAAGAAGCTCTTAATGTTCGAGAG GGAACGAAGGAGAAATGGAAGATGTGCAACAGCAGCTTATCTTACACACAGGAGCTCTCAAGTGTCATCAGTTATCACCGAAATTTCTCTAACGCCGCAGAATTGAGAGCTTTGATATACAG TGGTGATCATGACATGTCTATTCCACACATTGCCACCCGAGAATGGATAAGATCTTTTAATATGACTCTCATGGATGCTTGGCGACCATGGTACGTCGATGCTCAAGTTGCAGG ATACACAGAGCAATATACAGAAAATGACTATGTTCTGACATTTGCGACCATAAAG GGAGCAGGACACATAGCTGCAGCGTACAAGCTGAAGGAAGCTGCTGCCATGATTGATAGATGGTTTGCTTATTACCCTTTCTAG